One Trichormus variabilis 0441 genomic window, TGGCGATCGCAACGGGTGGCTGGTATGATTCTGCAATCTTGAAACTAGAAAAAGCAAACTTAAATATACAGGGTATTCCCCTTGCTTCATCGGATGATGGAATTGCAAGAGACGATATTGTCAATTGTGCCATTTCAAAATCTAAAGCAATTTATCAAGTCAGAGAATTTCAAAAAATCGTTTTTGTTGGTGATGGTGTGTGGGATGTGGCAACAGCTTACAATCTCAATATTGACTTTCTTGGCAGAGAAAATAAATTAGACAACATTTTACTTCATGCGGGTGTTGAAAATATAGTGGAAGATTTTAGCGATTCGACTAAATTTTTTCAATTATTAAAAATAGCAAAAATACCTAGATAGACTATGAATACTATTCTTCACATCACCAAACGTCAACAATGGGAACAAGCCAAAAATATCGGCATCTACCATGCTGATTCGCTGGATGCGGAAGGATTTATTCACTCTTCTCAAGCAACACAAATCCTCAAGGTTGCTAATAGGTTTTTTCATCACCAAACGGAATTAGTATTACTTTTTATCGACTCTGATAAAGTTAAACCAGAAATTCGTTATGAGGCGGCTGATGGTGATTTATTTCCCCATATTTATGGCGAGTTGAATCTTGATGCTGTGTATCAAGTGATTGATTTTGAGCCTGGGGAAAATGGGTTGTTTGAGTTGCCACCAGAGGTTGTAAGTTTAGGATAGATGAGTATGGAAATGAAAGATCAAGTGTTGGGTGTATATGTTGAACAAACGGCGTTGCTGTTGGATTTGCCGATAAAAAATGAGTATCGGGATGGAGTGGTGGCAAATTTTGAGAGAATAAGAGCGATCGCTCAACTTGTTAACTCATTTCCACTACCAGAAGCAATAGAACCCGCCCCTGTCTTTGAACCATGAATGATGCTGTTTCCATCGCCAAGGCTATAGGTGAAGGTAAAGTTACCGCCGTAGAGGTAACCCAGGCTGCTTTAGCGCGGAT contains:
- a CDS encoding DUF4089 domain-containing protein → MEMKDQVLGVYVEQTALLLDLPIKNEYRDGVVANFERIRAIAQLVNSFPLPEAIEPAPVFEP
- a CDS encoding HAD family hydrolase is translated as MQLVIFDIDGTLINSNSIDSDCFLSAFKLEFGFTNISSNWAKYTNITDSGIAQEIFIEKLGRLPTQVELENIKKCFVNLLQESFHENPNLFSEILGSGQILAELRVNQDWCVAIATGGWYDSAILKLEKANLNIQGIPLASSDDGIARDDIVNCAISKSKAIYQVREFQKIVFVGDGVWDVATAYNLNIDFLGRENKLDNILLHAGVENIVEDFSDSTKFFQLLKIAKIPR
- a CDS encoding DUF952 domain-containing protein: MNTILHITKRQQWEQAKNIGIYHADSLDAEGFIHSSQATQILKVANRFFHHQTELVLLFIDSDKVKPEIRYEAADGDLFPHIYGELNLDAVYQVIDFEPGENGLFELPPEVVSLG